A part of Falco cherrug isolate bFalChe1 chromosome 16, bFalChe1.pri, whole genome shotgun sequence genomic DNA contains:
- the LOC102047661 gene encoding ubiquinol-cytochrome-c reductase complex assembly factor 2, which translates to MAASRYRRFLKLCEEWPVEETKRQRDLGAFLRQRVAQAFREGESTQIADPEACDQMYESLVRIHTNYYKNKYPRLKDTSFTGVTVEDCKMILATDILKQMEDMKKGTWRRLREKFYAKKPEEDSK; encoded by the exons ATGGCGGCCAGCCGGTACCGGCGGTTCCTCAAGCTCTGCGAGGAATGGCCGGTGGAGGAGACGAAGCGGCAGCGGGACCTGGGAGCCTTCCTGCGGCAGCGGGTGGCGCAGGCCTTCCGTGAGGGGGAGAGCACGCAG ATTGCTGACCCTGAGGCCTGTGACCAAATGTACGAGAGCTTAGTCAGAATCCATACCAACTACTACAAAAACAAG TATCCACGCCTGAAAGACACGAGCTTCACTGGAGTGACAGTAGAAGATTGCAAGATGATACTAGCAACAG aCATTCTGAAACAGATGGAAGACATGAAAAAAGGTACATGGAGAAGACTGCGAGAAAAGTTTTATGCCAAGAAACCTGAAGAGGACTCAAAGTGA